A DNA window from Acidimicrobiales bacterium contains the following coding sequences:
- a CDS encoding adenylosuccinate synthase gives MPASIAVGTQWGDEGKGRVVDVVAKESTLVVRYQGGHNAGHTLVVDGETFALQLIPSGVLYDHVTPIIGNGVVVDPVTLLAEIDTLERKGVDCSRIRVSSHCHLVMPYHQVLDALSEERLGDSKLGTTKRGIGPAYSDKTARLGVRMEHLADPATFKQMVAASLLDKNHLMREVHGHEGFDPAALAEQFLDEIAPRVLPYVADTIDMIHQSLDRGERILFEGAQATFLDVDHGTYPYVTSSNPVAGFAAVGAGVGPNVFDRIIGITKAYVTRVGSGPFVTELLDDTGDILVERGREYGVNTGRRRRPGWFDAVMGRHAARLNGLTEIALTKLDILDSFETIKVCVAYEIDGVERSVMPDRFADLEKAKPVYVELPGWEEDLSGITEANQLPPRAMDYIRFLEQQVGVPVGLVCVGPGREQYLQLGR, from the coding sequence GTGCCTGCTTCTATCGCGGTTGGTACCCAATGGGGCGACGAGGGCAAGGGCCGCGTCGTAGACGTGGTGGCCAAGGAATCGACCCTCGTGGTTCGGTATCAGGGGGGTCACAACGCTGGCCACACTCTCGTGGTCGATGGTGAGACGTTCGCCCTGCAGCTGATACCCAGCGGCGTCCTCTATGACCATGTGACGCCGATCATCGGAAACGGTGTCGTGGTCGACCCCGTCACCTTGCTGGCCGAGATCGACACGCTCGAACGAAAGGGTGTCGACTGCAGCCGCATTAGGGTTTCTTCGCACTGCCACCTGGTCATGCCGTACCACCAGGTACTCGACGCGTTGAGCGAAGAACGCCTGGGAGATTCGAAGCTCGGAACCACCAAGCGCGGCATCGGCCCGGCCTACTCGGACAAGACCGCTCGTCTGGGTGTGCGAATGGAGCATCTCGCAGATCCGGCGACGTTCAAGCAGATGGTGGCGGCGTCGCTGCTGGACAAGAACCACCTGATGCGCGAGGTGCACGGCCACGAAGGCTTCGATCCGGCTGCGCTGGCCGAGCAGTTCCTCGACGAGATCGCGCCCCGAGTGCTGCCGTATGTGGCGGACACCATCGACATGATTCATCAGTCGCTCGATCGCGGTGAGCGAATCTTGTTCGAGGGTGCTCAGGCGACCTTCCTCGACGTCGATCACGGAACGTATCCATACGTGACCTCGTCCAATCCGGTAGCCGGGTTCGCCGCGGTTGGTGCTGGTGTCGGGCCCAACGTGTTCGACCGCATCATCGGTATCACCAAGGCCTACGTCACCCGGGTTGGCAGCGGCCCGTTTGTTACCGAGCTGCTCGACGACACCGGCGACATCCTCGTCGAGCGGGGCCGCGAGTATGGCGTAAACACCGGCCGCCGGCGCCGTCCTGGCTGGTTCGACGCCGTCATGGGTCGCCACGCGGCTCGGCTCAATGGCCTCACCGAGATTGCCCTCACCAAGCTCGACATCCTCGACTCGTTCGAAACGATCAAGGTATGCGTCGCCTACGAGATAGACGGCGTCGAGCGTTCCGTGATGCCCGATCGATTCGCCGACCTCGAGAAGGCCAAGCCGGTGTATGTCGAGCTCCCGGGGTGGGAAGAAGATCTGTCTGGCATCACCGAGGCCAACCAACTGCCGCCGCGGGCAATGGACTACATCCGCTTCCTCGAGCAGCAAGTCGGTGTACCCGTAGGCCTGGTGTGTGTTGGCCCGGGACGAGAGCAATACCTGCAGCTCGGGCGCTGA